Proteins from one Juglans microcarpa x Juglans regia isolate MS1-56 chromosome 1S, Jm3101_v1.0, whole genome shotgun sequence genomic window:
- the LOC121247546 gene encoding cytochrome P450 87A3-like isoform X1, whose amino-acid sequence MIMWFFILCLTALLAVGISHWVYMWLNPKCNGKLPPGSMGFPIIGETLQFFASHPFHSIPPFIRNRTEKYGAVFRTNLVGKKVIVSTDPEVNTYIFQQEDRSVLLWYTESFMKVLGKKSLLTHHGVIHKYLKNLILHLVGPENLKANVMSELDVVICSHLHAWARNGTVDLKEVTSNMLFDYAAKQLMSYDESKTPLKLAENFKAFIYGLLSFPLDIPGTAYHACLQGRKNATKIIADIYNDRKASKTHRGDFLDHLLEEVESEKSFLNESSAIDLVLVLLFAYHETTSTTLTLLPKFISDHPDVLAELTKEHEEILKNRDDETSEITWQEYKSMTFTHMVINETVRLANIVPAIFRKVVKDVEVKGYTIPEGWLVMVAPSALHLNPDVYTDPHTFNPWRWEGKELHAGSKTFMAFGGGVRLCVGADFAKLQMAIFIHYLVTKYRWKINGGDEKMIRKPGLVFPNGLPIQISEKDMKC is encoded by the exons atgatcatgtggtTCTTTATTCTATGCCTTACTGCTTTACTTGCAGTTGGGATTAGTCACTGGGTTTACATGTGGCTTAACCCCAAGTGCAATGGCAAGCTTCCTCCTGGTTCTATGGGCTTTCCCATTATCGGTGAAACCTTGCAGTTCTTCGCTTCTCATCCATTTCACAGCATCCCTCCCTTCATTAGAAACAGAACGGAGAA GTATGGGGCGGTATTTAGAACAAACTTAGTTGGGAAAAAAGTGATAGTTTCCACGGATCCTGAAGTCAACACTTACATTTTTCAACAAGAAGATAGATCTGTCTTATTATGGTACACAGAGAGTTTCATGAAAGTTCTTGGAAAAAAAAGTCTTCTCACTCATCATGGAGTAATTCACAAATACCTCAAGAACTTGATTCTACACCTTGTTGGCCCCGAAAACCTCAAGGCAAATGTAATGAGCGAACTGGATGTAGTGATTTGCAGTCATCTGCATGCTTGGGCTAGAAATGGAACTGTGGACTTGAAGGAAGTAACCTCAAAT ATGTTATTTGACTATGCTGCTAAGCAGTTGATGAGTTATGATGAGTCAAAGACACCTTTGAAATTGGCAGAGAATTTCAAAGCTTTTATCTATGGTCTCCTCTCTTTTCCTCTTGACATCCCTGGCACTGCATACCATGCTTGTCTCCAG GGACGTAAAAATGCTACAAAGATAATTGCGGATATCTACAACGATAGGAAAGCATCAAAGACTCATCGTGGTGATTTCTTGGATCATTTGCTTGAGGAAGTGGAGAGTGAAAAGTCTTTTTTGAATGAATCATCTGCCATTGACTTGGTCTTGGTGCTTCTGTTTGCTTATCATGAAACTACGTCGACAACCTTAACATTACTACCAAAGTTTATCTCTGATCATCCAGACGTGCTGGCTGAACTAACG AAAGAGCATGAGGAAATTCTGAAAAACCGTGATGATGAGACATCTGAAATTACGTGGCAAGAATACAAGTCGATGACTTTTACACATATG GTTATCAATGAAACGGTAAGGTTGGCAAACATTGTCCCGGCGATTTTCAGAAAGGTCGTAAAAGATGTGGAAGTGAAGG gATATACAATTCCTGAAGGCTGGCTAGTCATGGTTGCTCCATCTGCTCTACATCTAAACCCAGATGTGTACACCGATCCCCACACATTTAACCCATGGCGATGGGAG ggaaaagaattGCATGCAGGGTCTAAAACGTTCATGGCGTTCGGTGGAGGTGTGAGACTCTGCGTGGGAGCCGACTTTGCAAAGCTCCAGATggccatatttattcattacttGGTCACAAAATACAG gtgGAAAATAAATGGAGGAGATGAGAAGATGATTCGAAAGCCAGGCTTGGTGTTCCCGAATGGTCTACCGATTCAGATCTCCGAAAAGGACATGAAGTGCTGA
- the LOC121247546 gene encoding cytochrome P450 87A3-like isoform X2 — protein sequence MIMWFFILCLTALLAVGISHWVYMWLNPKCNGKLPPGSMGFPIIGETLQFFASHPFHSIPPFIRNRTEKYGAVFRTNLVGKKVIVSTDPEVNTYIFQQEDRSVLLWYTESFMKVLGKKSLLTHHGVIHKYLKNLILHLVGPENLKANVMSELDVVICSHLHAWARNGTVDLKEVTSNMLFDYAAKQLMSYDESKTPLKLAENFKAFIYGLLSFPLDIPGTAYHACLQGRKNATKIIADIYNDRKASKTHRGDFLDHLLEEVESEKSFLNESSAIDLVLVLLFAYHETTSTTLTLLPKFISDHPDVLAELTKEHEEILKNRDDETSEITWQEYKSMTFTHMVINETVRLANIVPAIFRKVVKDVEVKGYTIPEGWLVMVAPSALHLNPDVYTDPHTFNPWRWEGKELHAGSKTFMAFGGGVRLCVGADFAKLQMAIFIHYLVTKYRYIIY from the exons atgatcatgtggtTCTTTATTCTATGCCTTACTGCTTTACTTGCAGTTGGGATTAGTCACTGGGTTTACATGTGGCTTAACCCCAAGTGCAATGGCAAGCTTCCTCCTGGTTCTATGGGCTTTCCCATTATCGGTGAAACCTTGCAGTTCTTCGCTTCTCATCCATTTCACAGCATCCCTCCCTTCATTAGAAACAGAACGGAGAA GTATGGGGCGGTATTTAGAACAAACTTAGTTGGGAAAAAAGTGATAGTTTCCACGGATCCTGAAGTCAACACTTACATTTTTCAACAAGAAGATAGATCTGTCTTATTATGGTACACAGAGAGTTTCATGAAAGTTCTTGGAAAAAAAAGTCTTCTCACTCATCATGGAGTAATTCACAAATACCTCAAGAACTTGATTCTACACCTTGTTGGCCCCGAAAACCTCAAGGCAAATGTAATGAGCGAACTGGATGTAGTGATTTGCAGTCATCTGCATGCTTGGGCTAGAAATGGAACTGTGGACTTGAAGGAAGTAACCTCAAAT ATGTTATTTGACTATGCTGCTAAGCAGTTGATGAGTTATGATGAGTCAAAGACACCTTTGAAATTGGCAGAGAATTTCAAAGCTTTTATCTATGGTCTCCTCTCTTTTCCTCTTGACATCCCTGGCACTGCATACCATGCTTGTCTCCAG GGACGTAAAAATGCTACAAAGATAATTGCGGATATCTACAACGATAGGAAAGCATCAAAGACTCATCGTGGTGATTTCTTGGATCATTTGCTTGAGGAAGTGGAGAGTGAAAAGTCTTTTTTGAATGAATCATCTGCCATTGACTTGGTCTTGGTGCTTCTGTTTGCTTATCATGAAACTACGTCGACAACCTTAACATTACTACCAAAGTTTATCTCTGATCATCCAGACGTGCTGGCTGAACTAACG AAAGAGCATGAGGAAATTCTGAAAAACCGTGATGATGAGACATCTGAAATTACGTGGCAAGAATACAAGTCGATGACTTTTACACATATG GTTATCAATGAAACGGTAAGGTTGGCAAACATTGTCCCGGCGATTTTCAGAAAGGTCGTAAAAGATGTGGAAGTGAAGG gATATACAATTCCTGAAGGCTGGCTAGTCATGGTTGCTCCATCTGCTCTACATCTAAACCCAGATGTGTACACCGATCCCCACACATTTAACCCATGGCGATGGGAG ggaaaagaattGCATGCAGGGTCTAAAACGTTCATGGCGTTCGGTGGAGGTGTGAGACTCTGCGTGGGAGCCGACTTTGCAAAGCTCCAGATggccatatttattcattacttGGTCACAAAATACAGgtata ttatatattaa